The Deltaproteobacteria bacterium genome includes the window CAGCCGAGCGTCGTAGACCTGAACGCCGCGATCCGGGGCATCGAGCCGCTCCTTTTCAGGACGCTGCCAGCGCGGCTCGAGCTCGAGCTCTCGCTCGATCCCGACCTGCCCGCGATCGACATCGACCCGTCCTACGTCGACCAGGTGATGCTGAACCTGACGCTGAACGCGCGCGACGCGATGATGGGGGGCGGAACGCTGCGAATCGAGACCCGCTCCGGTCAGGGGGGCCGCTCTGCGCACCTCGTCGTCTCGGACACGGGCCAGGGCATGGACGAGGCCACGCGAGCGCGCGCGTTCGAGCCGTTCTTCACCACCAAGCCGCTCGGCTCGGGAACCGGGCTCGGGCTCTCCACGACCTACGGCATCGTGCGGCAGTGCGGCGGATCGATCGCGCTCGAGAGCGAGCCCGGACGCGGCACGCGCGTCGAGATCAGCCTGCCGGCCTCGACGTCGCGGCCCGGCGTCGCACCGCGCGCCGCCGCCCCGATCTCCCCGACCACCCGCCGGGAAACCTCGATCCTTCTGGTCGAGGACGACGCGTCGGTGCGCCGGCTGCTCGCGATCATGCTCGAGAGCACGGGCTTCCGGGTCACCGCTGCCGGCGACGCGGCGGAGGCGCTCTCGGTCGTCGCCGCCTCGCAGCGGAGATTCGACCTTCTGATCAGTGACTACGTCATGCCCGGACAGAGCGGCGTGGAGCTCGGCCGGCTGCTTCGCGAGCGATGGCCGGATCTGGGCGTGCTGCTGATGACCGGCTATGCCGAGATCTCCGGCGCGGAGGCCGGAAATCTGCCGCGTGGGGCCGAGATCCTCGGCAAGCCGTTCACGCGCGAGCAGCTGCAGCAAACCGTCGCGCGACTCGTCGCGACAGTCTGAGCGGGCGCATCTGGTAGGATCGCGCGCCTGCCATGACCCATCCGATCGGAATCATCGCCAATCCCCTCTCCGGCCGGGACGTCCGCCGCGTCGCGGCGCGCGCCGACACGTCCACGCCACAGAGCAAGCGCAACCAGGTCGCGCGGATCGTGATCGGCGCGGTCGCGGCCGGCGCGAAGCGCGTGCTGGTCATGAAGGAGCCGTTCCGCGTCTCGATCTCCGCGATCGAGAACCTCGAGATCGACGCGAGCCTCGAGGTGGTGGACGTGGACGCGCGGCTCGACGCGAACGACACCGTGCGCGCGGCCGAGGCGATGCGAAAGGCGGGCTGCGCGGTGCTGGTCGTGCTCGGCGGTGACGGCACCAACCGCGCCATCGCGCGCG containing:
- a CDS encoding response regulator, with translation MKANGEVHVIAQSRDLTAELALQEQLREAQKMDAIGRLAGGVAHDFNNLLTVIGGYASVLEGTLAPGAAATAVHEISDAAARAAALTNQLLLLSRRQLSQPSVVDLNAAIRGIEPLLFRTLPARLELELSLDPDLPAIDIDPSYVDQVMLNLTLNARDAMMGGGTLRIETRSGQGGRSAHLVVSDTGQGMDEATRARAFEPFFTTKPLGSGTGLGLSTTYGIVRQCGGSIALESEPGRGTRVEISLPASTSRPGVAPRAAAPISPTTRRETSILLVEDDASVRRLLAIMLESTGFRVTAAGDAAEALSVVAASQRRFDLLISDYVMPGQSGVELGRLLRERWPDLGVLLMTGYAEISGAEAGNLPRGAEILGKPFTREQLQQTVARLVATV